Proteins encoded by one window of Rubidibacter lacunae KORDI 51-2:
- a CDS encoding phytochelatin synthase family protein codes for MRRVLTQIGIGIGVTSAAFAGLSAWSAYLTISSPEKVEARSLPAHLVEGDSDRGEKLLEVALAADRSALTEAFQWQEKLSWCGVASAVTVLNAGGRSLSQNSFFTEAVREVRPWVATTFAGMPLEDLGEMLVAHQADVTVRHASTATVDDFRAVLRANASNAEDFLIVNYDRQVVGQEGGGHISPVAAYSEEHDKLLLLDTARYKYPPHWLPVSMMFEAMDTIDSESDRSRGWAEVVVEPKPSVSAAEEG; via the coding sequence ATGCGGCGTGTCCTGACCCAAATTGGAATCGGCATCGGTGTCACCTCGGCTGCGTTCGCCGGGCTGTCGGCATGGTCAGCTTACTTGACGATTTCGAGTCCCGAGAAAGTAGAGGCTCGCTCCTTGCCAGCGCACCTAGTTGAGGGCGACAGCGATCGCGGTGAAAAACTCTTGGAGGTGGCTCTTGCTGCGGACCGTTCTGCGCTGACCGAGGCGTTTCAATGGCAGGAGAAGCTGAGCTGGTGTGGAGTTGCCTCCGCGGTCACTGTCCTCAACGCTGGAGGTAGAAGCTTGTCTCAAAATAGCTTCTTCACGGAGGCGGTGCGAGAGGTCCGACCTTGGGTAGCCACTACTTTTGCAGGGATGCCACTGGAAGACTTAGGCGAGATGCTGGTAGCTCACCAGGCTGATGTCACTGTCCGCCACGCCTCCACCGCAACTGTGGATGACTTTCGCGCGGTGCTTCGGGCAAACGCCAGCAACGCCGAGGATTTTCTTATCGTCAACTACGACCGACAGGTTGTTGGACAGGAGGGGGGCGGTCACATTTCGCCGGTTGCCGCCTATTCGGAAGAGCACGACAAGCTGTTGCTACTAGATACGGCAAGATACAAATATCCTCCGCACTGGCTTCCCGTCTCTATGATGTTTGAGGCGATGGACACCATAGACTCGGAGAGCGATCGCAGCCGAGGCTGGGCCGAAGTCGTGGTCGAGCCGAAACCATCAGTCTCAGCTGCGGAGGAGGGCTGA
- a CDS encoding dihydrolipoyl dehydrogenase family protein produces MSVEYDVVVIGGGSGGLVVASAAAQLHAKVALVEKDRLGGDCLWFGCVPSKSLLHAGRAAYEVRNGSRFGIYTDPPRIEFAEATRHVQQVIANIQPHDSPERFRSLGVEVIFGEGKFSGRDTFAVNGRQLTARTFVVATGSRPALPPIPGLQAAGFLTNEQVFSLQECPQSLAVIGAGPIGCELGQALHRLGSQVTIISSRDRIMPKEEPEAADVVERQFVAEGIRIIHNARAESVEVAGNKKIVWVGGQKVVVDEILMSSGRVPNVHSLNLEAAGVEFYKTGIKVNQKLQTTNKQIYACGDVIGGYQFTHVAGYEAAVVVANALFLPVSKADYRVIPWATFTEPELARVGLTEEQARDRYGDKVCIVKQDFANVDRAQAEAATDGFAKYVLDPKGQILGAHLVGSSAGELIHEVILAMKNKLPITALSGYVHIYPTLSEINGKAALAFKKQGYAANKTLQNLLRGFFNFRRGKF; encoded by the coding sequence ATATCTGTGGAGTATGACGTAGTAGTGATTGGCGGTGGTTCTGGCGGACTGGTAGTTGCAAGCGCAGCAGCTCAGCTTCACGCCAAGGTTGCCCTCGTCGAAAAGGATCGCCTGGGCGGCGACTGTTTGTGGTTTGGCTGCGTTCCGAGCAAGTCCCTCCTCCACGCCGGCCGTGCCGCTTACGAGGTCCGTAACGGATCGCGATTCGGCATCTACACCGATCCACCACGCATCGAATTCGCGGAAGCCACGCGTCACGTCCAGCAAGTCATTGCCAACATTCAACCCCACGACTCGCCGGAGCGCTTTCGCAGCTTGGGCGTCGAGGTGATTTTTGGCGAAGGGAAGTTCAGCGGTCGAGACACTTTCGCCGTCAACGGCCGGCAACTGACGGCGCGGACGTTTGTCGTTGCTACAGGCTCGCGTCCTGCCCTGCCGCCGATTCCCGGCTTGCAGGCAGCAGGCTTCCTAACCAACGAGCAGGTGTTCTCCTTGCAAGAGTGTCCGCAGTCGTTAGCTGTCATCGGAGCCGGACCGATCGGTTGCGAACTCGGACAGGCACTGCACCGATTGGGCTCGCAAGTCACCATCATCAGCAGCCGCGATCGCATCATGCCTAAGGAAGAGCCCGAGGCTGCGGATGTAGTCGAGCGTCAGTTCGTCGCTGAAGGCATTCGCATCATTCACAATGCTCGTGCCGAGAGCGTTGAGGTGGCGGGCAATAAAAAGATTGTGTGGGTGGGCGGGCAAAAAGTCGTTGTCGATGAAATTCTCATGTCATCGGGACGCGTTCCGAATGTACATTCGCTCAACCTAGAAGCAGCCGGTGTTGAGTTTTACAAGACCGGTATTAAAGTCAACCAAAAGCTGCAGACAACTAACAAGCAAATCTATGCCTGCGGCGACGTCATCGGCGGCTACCAATTTACCCATGTTGCCGGCTACGAAGCCGCCGTTGTAGTTGCAAATGCACTATTCCTGCCTGTCAGCAAAGCCGACTATCGCGTAATTCCTTGGGCGACTTTTACTGAACCCGAGCTCGCCCGCGTCGGGTTGACCGAAGAGCAGGCCCGCGATCGCTACGGCGACAAGGTCTGTATTGTCAAGCAAGACTTTGCCAACGTAGACCGCGCTCAAGCAGAAGCAGCAACGGACGGCTTTGCGAAATACGTTCTCGATCCGAAAGGTCAAATTCTGGGGGCGCACCTCGTCGGTTCCTCTGCCGGCGAGTTGATCCACGAAGTTATCTTGGCAATGAAAAATAAGCTACCCATAACAGCGCTTTCTGGGTACGTTCACATCTACCCGACGCTTTCAGAGATCAATGGCAAAGCCGCCCTCGCATTCAAGAAACAAGGATACGCGGCGAACAAGACGCTCCAAAACCTTTTGCGTGGATTCTTCAACTTCCGACGCGGTAAGTTCTAA
- a CDS encoding KTSC domain-containing protein, protein MIRAVGYNQKTATLKVVFTSGKTYTYEEVPKEVYDALLASESKGRFMRDRIIGEYAEYLGHRRR, encoded by the coding sequence ATGATTAGGGCAGTTGGCTACAATCAAAAAACTGCCACACTTAAAGTTGTATTTACAAGCGGTAAAACCTATACATACGAGGAAGTTCCCAAAGAAGTATACGATGCTCTTCTAGCGTCCGAATCAAAAGGGCGCTTCATGCGAGATCGCATCATCGGCGAATATGCCGAGTACCTGGGTCACCGCCGCCGCTAG
- the rpsF gene encoding 30S ribosomal protein S6: MIQSYETMYILRPDLAEERVGNQILKYRELLESYGATAMEIQNRGKRRLAYPIQKFQDGIYVQMNFDVTGEAIAPMERAMRLSEEVMRFMTLLSPRPKESAPVEA, from the coding sequence ATGATACAGAGTTACGAAACGATGTACATCCTGCGACCCGATCTCGCTGAGGAGCGCGTCGGCAACCAGATTCTCAAATACCGCGAGTTGCTCGAATCCTATGGAGCAACGGCGATGGAGATCCAGAATCGCGGGAAACGCCGTCTTGCGTATCCGATTCAAAAATTTCAGGACGGCATCTACGTTCAGATGAATTTTGATGTCACGGGCGAAGCGATCGCGCCTATGGAACGGGCGATGCGCCTGAGCGAAGAGGTAATGCGCTTTATGACGTTGCTCTCGCCTCGTCCCAAGGAATCTGCACCTGTCGAAGCCTAG